In Lysobacter firmicutimachus, one genomic interval encodes:
- a CDS encoding XVIPCD domain-containing protein: protein MPAKISPELQKLLDEFAKQPGVSADAAANLKTTIEGSPALSKQLDDAIAGGHLKSFKPLTDPNAGGAYNGKEQAMLLPIKGLEKAPAGTYDAGNMTFVLGHEVQHGFYRTDRDKAIQTFATEATALSKTVADKHDYTASVGKVIQADRDNEAKAHIAGWNALVGNVRETNPKATLADVYAKSPGRAGDFIDRTGTAPNFNYALKAGLTVEADLSMKMSDDNVKSMGKYYFDMPAAQARLGHNGNSDYANYYGASYMSFISQLEHAHGKTAKGGKPEVHLNMTQLKLNESLMEQNGIDLGANSAGRQPYYDTSGNPPKLGHFDHTKTTHTHVNIRNAPLDALNELQGDPHAHEHGKLDPRHAEHPDHRLFRGILDKVQGEYARHGGSLPERDAERLAAGLALESKRNHLSSPDHLVLSVDPTTKEIGKTAFLVQGDPTNPSHLRVGVSLQQTPPTEDAFRQLDALNQQQSQTPQAQQQHQHRAMP, encoded by the coding sequence ATGCCCGCCAAGATCAGTCCCGAGCTGCAGAAGCTGCTCGACGAATTCGCCAAACAGCCCGGCGTCAGCGCCGACGCCGCGGCCAATCTCAAAACCACCATCGAAGGCTCGCCCGCGCTGTCCAAGCAGCTCGACGACGCCATCGCCGGCGGCCACCTGAAGTCGTTCAAGCCGCTGACCGACCCCAACGCGGGCGGCGCCTACAACGGCAAGGAACAGGCCATGCTGTTGCCGATCAAGGGCCTGGAGAAAGCGCCCGCCGGCACCTACGACGCCGGCAACATGACCTTCGTGCTCGGCCACGAGGTCCAGCACGGCTTCTACCGCACCGATCGCGACAAGGCGATCCAGACCTTCGCCACCGAAGCCACCGCACTGTCCAAGACCGTCGCCGACAAGCACGACTACACCGCCTCGGTCGGCAAGGTGATCCAGGCCGATCGCGACAACGAGGCCAAGGCCCACATCGCCGGTTGGAACGCGTTGGTCGGCAACGTGCGCGAAACCAATCCCAAGGCCACCCTCGCCGACGTGTACGCCAAGTCGCCCGGCCGCGCCGGCGATTTCATCGACCGCACCGGCACCGCGCCGAACTTCAACTACGCGTTGAAGGCCGGGCTGACCGTCGAGGCGGACCTGTCGATGAAGATGAGCGACGACAACGTCAAGTCGATGGGCAAGTACTACTTCGACATGCCGGCGGCGCAGGCGCGCCTGGGTCACAACGGCAATTCGGACTACGCCAACTACTACGGCGCGTCCTACATGAGCTTCATCAGCCAGCTCGAGCATGCGCACGGCAAGACCGCCAAGGGCGGCAAGCCGGAAGTGCATCTCAACATGACCCAGCTCAAGCTCAACGAAAGCCTGATGGAGCAGAACGGCATCGACCTGGGCGCCAATTCGGCCGGTCGCCAGCCTTACTACGACACCAGCGGCAATCCGCCCAAGCTGGGTCATTTCGACCACACCAAGACCACCCACACCCACGTCAACATCCGCAACGCGCCGCTGGACGCGCTCAACGAGCTGCAGGGCGACCCGCATGCGCACGAGCACGGCAAGCTCGACCCGCGCCACGCCGAACACCCGGATCACCGCTTGTTCCGCGGCATCCTCGACAAGGTGCAGGGCGAGTACGCGCGCCACGGCGGCAGCCTGCCGGAACGCGACGCCGAACGCCTGGCCGCCGGCCTGGCGCTGGAGAGCAAGCGCAACCACCTGTCCAGCCCGGATCACCTGGTGCTCAGCGTCGACCCCACCACCAAGGAAATCGGCAAGACCGCGTTCCTGGTCCAGGGCGACCCGACCAACCCCTCGCACCTGCGGGTGGGCGTGTCGTTGCAGCAGACGCCGCCGACCGAAGACGCGTTCCGCCAGCTCGATGCGCTGAACCAGCAGCAATCGCAGACCCCGCAGGCGCAGCAGCAACACCAGCACCGGGCCATGCCGTAG
- a CDS encoding SEL1-like repeat protein: protein MGNRVFLYLCTETEAAQGGGRPFAEAKNHFPPLWQLLLADGREGPANVAQRLPFLDTDTGNLIGDAAAARDRFSLLERYVVGHPQLDRIPGLALQFEAFRRYLDEEAALVRAGAADPDAPLWFSADLDELSWLDGDIDGFVERMAAQCGAFWRELQDAIAADRAGRVAELLEVQGPAWHAGEWSSWLWQFGFGGLDHPYFDQPERPRRIAFEAFEHDHYADQAALGHDRILFEADGLRGLRRRGEHDEHDRLQPGEVLIPAQWQDILDAGHEQRELYWVARQDRYGLLERHADGRVRLLLEPVLSEVDEFQALAPCALAAVRIGERAGLLQDDGGWRLAPEAASPPAQAIGRFSHGRACARSGERVGYLDTAGHWCVPPVYDAGGDFTGEGYVEVRRKGRFGLIDRDGATALEPQYDALEWNGDARAYLARRGRQCGWLHADGRAWVATEWDEIEAMPAGTAIRVRRKGRYGLLDWSGRECVAAAYRALDLDHETYDADAPVQREALRYVVRTGGRDGGLGMIDADGRELIPPVYDELSAFAAWIETGPGETADASGEAWRTPPHLIALRREVDGRGRRGAWDLRLGREVVPCAHDRVFAAALYRDGADIVVGYLVADELPGAEHEDEGYSRQRMQVLRADGSALHSGYAWIGVARPLDWSELSEIAQRLYRAWSADDAVEAVRSDDDGFEWLRRDGSRRGHVEWLAERYAAGDRDAALRLARELRDGYGVAADPVAARRWMARAAGIAADPPARRPGLLARLFGAADARWSPDAAAADGSADAMDELAAMLIDGVGGAPAPALARDWLEHLLDRVAPNHARAQIRLGHLLQNGIGGDADPERALRLFERAAAQAEPDALYNLGHAHEFGLGTAIDHERALDHYRRAAEIGDGDGAHRAGLVALRLGAHAGADRAAACAEAARWLRRAAEHDSYAGAHIAGSDLAALLVRGDGVERDVDEAERLWLAAAEGGHRGSIEHLLALYGDQDSERHDPERAAYWRQRR from the coding sequence ATGGGCAATCGGGTCTTTCTGTATCTGTGCACGGAAACCGAGGCCGCACAAGGCGGCGGCCGGCCGTTCGCCGAGGCCAAGAACCATTTCCCGCCGCTGTGGCAGCTGTTGCTCGCCGACGGCCGCGAGGGGCCGGCCAACGTCGCGCAGCGGCTGCCGTTCCTGGACACCGACACCGGCAATCTGATCGGCGACGCGGCTGCCGCCCGCGATCGCTTCTCCCTGCTGGAACGCTACGTCGTCGGCCATCCTCAACTGGACCGCATCCCCGGACTGGCGCTGCAGTTCGAAGCGTTCCGCCGCTACCTGGACGAAGAAGCGGCCCTGGTCCGGGCCGGCGCCGCCGATCCCGACGCGCCGCTGTGGTTCTCGGCCGATCTGGACGAACTGTCCTGGCTCGACGGCGACATCGACGGCTTCGTCGAGCGCATGGCCGCGCAGTGCGGCGCGTTCTGGCGCGAACTGCAGGACGCGATCGCGGCCGACCGCGCCGGGCGCGTGGCCGAACTGCTGGAAGTCCAGGGCCCGGCGTGGCATGCGGGCGAGTGGAGTTCGTGGCTGTGGCAGTTCGGCTTCGGCGGCCTCGACCATCCCTACTTCGACCAGCCCGAACGGCCACGCAGGATCGCGTTCGAAGCTTTCGAACACGACCACTACGCCGACCAGGCCGCGCTGGGCCACGACCGCATCCTGTTCGAGGCCGACGGTCTGCGCGGCCTGCGCCGGCGCGGCGAACACGACGAGCACGACCGGCTGCAACCCGGCGAAGTGCTCATTCCCGCGCAATGGCAGGACATCCTCGACGCCGGCCATGAACAGCGCGAACTGTACTGGGTCGCGCGCCAGGACCGTTACGGCCTGCTGGAGCGCCATGCCGACGGCCGCGTGCGACTGCTGCTGGAACCGGTGCTGAGCGAAGTCGACGAGTTCCAGGCGCTCGCCCCCTGCGCCCTGGCCGCGGTGCGGATCGGCGAACGCGCCGGCCTGCTGCAGGACGACGGCGGCTGGCGGCTGGCGCCGGAGGCGGCGTCGCCGCCGGCGCAGGCGATCGGCCGCTTCAGCCACGGCCGGGCATGCGCTCGCAGCGGCGAGCGCGTCGGCTATCTGGATACCGCCGGACACTGGTGCGTGCCGCCGGTCTACGACGCCGGCGGCGACTTCACCGGCGAGGGCTATGTGGAGGTGCGCCGCAAGGGCCGGTTCGGCCTGATCGACCGCGACGGCGCGACGGCGCTGGAACCGCAGTACGACGCGTTGGAATGGAACGGCGACGCGCGCGCCTATCTGGCCCGGCGCGGCCGCCAATGCGGCTGGCTGCATGCCGACGGCCGCGCCTGGGTCGCGACGGAATGGGACGAGATCGAGGCCATGCCCGCGGGCACGGCGATCCGGGTGCGGCGCAAGGGCCGCTACGGCCTGCTCGACTGGTCGGGACGCGAGTGCGTCGCGGCGGCCTATCGCGCGCTCGACCTCGACCACGAAACCTACGACGCCGACGCGCCGGTGCAGCGCGAGGCGCTGCGCTACGTGGTGCGCACCGGCGGTCGCGACGGCGGCCTGGGCATGATCGACGCCGACGGCCGCGAACTGATACCGCCGGTGTACGACGAGTTGTCGGCCTTCGCGGCCTGGATCGAAACCGGGCCGGGCGAAACGGCGGACGCGAGCGGCGAAGCCTGGCGCACGCCCCCGCACCTGATCGCGCTGCGGCGCGAAGTCGACGGCCGCGGACGACGCGGCGCCTGGGACTTGCGCTTGGGCCGCGAAGTCGTGCCCTGCGCGCACGATCGCGTGTTCGCGGCCGCCTTGTACCGCGACGGCGCCGACATCGTGGTCGGCTATCTCGTCGCCGACGAGCTGCCGGGCGCGGAGCACGAAGACGAGGGCTACAGCCGCCAGCGCATGCAAGTGCTGCGTGCCGACGGCAGCGCGCTGCACTCCGGCTACGCCTGGATCGGCGTCGCGCGGCCGCTGGACTGGAGCGAGCTGTCGGAGATCGCACAGCGTCTGTATCGCGCCTGGTCCGCGGACGACGCCGTCGAGGCGGTGCGCAGCGACGACGACGGTTTCGAATGGCTGCGCCGCGACGGCAGCCGTCGCGGCCATGTCGAGTGGCTGGCCGAGCGCTATGCGGCCGGCGACCGCGACGCCGCGTTGCGCTTGGCGCGTGAACTGCGCGACGGCTACGGCGTGGCCGCCGATCCGGTCGCGGCCCGGCGATGGATGGCGCGCGCGGCCGGCATCGCCGCCGACCCACCGGCACGCCGCCCCGGCCTGCTCGCGCGCTTGTTCGGCGCCGCCGACGCGCGCTGGTCGCCGGACGCAGCCGCCGCCGACGGCAGCGCCGATGCCATGGACGAATTGGCGGCGATGCTGATCGACGGCGTCGGCGGCGCGCCGGCGCCGGCGTTGGCCCGAGACTGGCTCGAGCACCTGCTCGACCGGGTCGCCCCGAATCACGCGCGCGCGCAGATCCGTCTCGGTCATTTGCTGCAGAACGGCATCGGCGGCGACGCCGACCCCGAACGCGCCTTGCGCCTGTTCGAGCGCGCCGCGGCTCAGGCCGAGCCGGATGCGCTGTACAACCTCGGTCACGCGCACGAGTTCGGCCTCGGCACCGCGATCGACCACGAGCGCGCGCTGGACCACTATCGGCGCGCCGCCGAGATCGGCGACGGCGACGGCGCGCATCGCGCCGGGCTGGTCGCATTGCGCCTGGGCGCGCACGCCGGCGCCGACCGCGCCGCGGCCTGCGCCGAAGCCGCGCGCTGGCTGCGCCGTGCCGCCGAACACGACAGCTATGCCGGCGCGCACATCGCCGGCAGCGATCTTGCGGCGCTGCTGGTGCGCGGCGACGGCGTGGAGCGCGACGTCGACGAAGCCGAACGCCTGTGGCTGGCCGCCGCCGAGGGCGGGCATCGCGGCAGCATCGAACATTTGCTGGCGCTGTACGGCGACCAGGACAGCGAGCGCCACGACCCCGAGCGCGCCGCCTATTGGCGCCAGCGCCGCTGA
- a CDS encoding malonic semialdehyde reductase, with translation MSRILTDDALDQLFRTARTHNELGGEVSDETLRQLYDLVKWAPTSANGSPARFVFVKSAQAKEKLRPALSEGNLAKTLAAPVTVIVGHDLEFYEKLPYLFPHADARSWFAGNDESIRTTAFRNGSLQGAYLILAARALGLDTGPMSGFDNAKVDEAFFAGTQIKSNFLINLGVGQPEKLFPRSPRLPFDEAARID, from the coding sequence ATGTCCCGGATCTTGACCGACGACGCGCTCGATCAGCTGTTCCGCACCGCCCGTACCCATAACGAGCTCGGCGGCGAGGTCAGCGACGAGACCCTGCGCCAGCTCTACGACCTGGTGAAGTGGGCGCCGACCAGCGCCAACGGGTCGCCGGCGCGGTTCGTGTTCGTCAAGTCGGCGCAGGCCAAGGAGAAGCTGCGCCCGGCCCTGTCCGAGGGCAACCTGGCCAAGACCCTGGCCGCGCCGGTCACGGTCATCGTCGGCCACGACCTGGAGTTCTACGAAAAGCTGCCCTACCTGTTCCCGCATGCCGACGCGCGCAGCTGGTTCGCCGGCAACGACGAGTCGATCCGCACCACCGCGTTCCGCAACGGCAGCCTGCAGGGCGCCTACCTGATCCTGGCCGCGCGCGCGCTGGGCCTGGACACCGGCCCGATGTCGGGCTTCGACAATGCCAAGGTCGACGAGGCCTTCTTCGCCGGCACCCAGATCAAGTCCAACTTCCTGATCAACCTCGGCGTCGGCCAACCCGAGAAGCTGTTCCCGCGTTCGCCGCGCCTGCCCTTCGACGAAGCCGCGCGCATCGACTGA
- the glnE gene encoding bifunctional [glutamate--ammonia ligase]-adenylyl-L-tyrosine phosphorylase/[glutamate--ammonia-ligase] adenylyltransferase has translation MTASPLSVSMSLAAADPLAERALARLRAASAEARAALENPQLAARVARVAVVSDFAIDTLVRQPALLLALAADDGAAEPPPPDLPPDHRSDWGMRLRRYRAAGSTRLIWRDALGLDRVEDTLAGSTALAERCLDAALRALEDEFARQRGTVRTRDGEAVRLVVFGLGKLGGGELNFSSDVDLVYAYEHDGSTEFDGRDPARALDAEAYFARLGQQLARLLDEITGDGFCHRVDLRLRPYGNAGRVAWSFTAMEQYFQREGRDWERYAWQKARPVAGDIEAGERFLAALRPFVYRRYLDFGALDGLRAMKAAISAEVARKELADDIKRGPGGIREIEFLVQALQLIRGGREPELRGRRLQPALRELVGQRQIGEAAGADLAEAYRFLRRLENRLQMLRDAQTHALPATGEDRARIAAGLDYPDWEALLAELAHHRERVTAEFDALLAPRRRRAAPDALTAYWRALPEAGEAAVLDEAGFEPAADADAALRDFARSPGVRGLSDAARVRLDRVLPALLHGAAGSSQPMLALKRLLALLHNVLRRSAYLALLDEQPAALTRLVEVVSRSALLAERLASHPLLLDELLDARVVGPLPGREELLAACAEVDGGDDAEATLQALNEVRQSLSFRIAMALRDGRQSAEDSARQLAWLADGVVMRILALAESEIAAAHGRIAGGRFAVLGYGSLGGEELGFGSDLDLVFLYDAPPVEGGAWSDGARALDAPRWFARLAQKIVALLGAVTAAGRLFDVDVRLRPDGAKGLLVSSLASFSEYQFERAWTWEHQALVRARFVAGDAGLGERFEAVRAQALARPRDPAKLREEVAAMRARMRAELDRSDAAHFDLKQGEGGLVDLEFLLQYRVLGDSARAPALLRPRDTPGLIAAACRADGLPPAQAQALAAAHAVLLAAGLECTLDRRPRRVAQTEAIRAARAAIDAAMREQGLRAAAP, from the coding sequence ATGACCGCTTCTCCGCTGTCCGTTTCCATGTCCCTCGCCGCCGCCGACCCGCTGGCCGAACGCGCGCTGGCGCGCTTGCGCGCCGCATCCGCCGAGGCGCGCGCCGCGCTCGAGAATCCGCAGCTGGCCGCGCGGGTGGCGCGGGTCGCCGTCGTCAGCGACTTCGCCATCGACACCCTGGTGCGGCAGCCGGCCTTGTTGCTGGCGTTGGCCGCCGACGACGGCGCGGCCGAGCCGCCGCCGCCGGATCTGCCGCCCGACCACCGCAGCGACTGGGGCATGCGCCTGCGCCGCTATCGCGCCGCCGGATCGACCCGGCTGATCTGGCGCGACGCGCTGGGCCTGGACCGGGTCGAGGACACCCTGGCCGGCAGCACGGCCCTGGCCGAGCGCTGCCTGGACGCCGCCCTGCGCGCACTGGAGGACGAGTTCGCCCGCCAGCGCGGCACGGTCCGCACCCGCGACGGCGAAGCGGTGCGTTTGGTGGTGTTCGGCCTCGGCAAGCTCGGCGGCGGCGAACTCAATTTCAGTTCCGACGTCGATCTGGTCTACGCCTACGAGCACGACGGCAGCACCGAGTTCGACGGTCGCGACCCGGCGCGCGCGCTCGACGCCGAGGCCTATTTCGCCCGCCTGGGTCAGCAACTGGCGCGGCTGCTCGACGAGATCACCGGCGACGGCTTCTGTCATCGCGTCGACCTGCGCCTGCGCCCCTACGGCAATGCCGGCCGGGTGGCTTGGTCGTTCACCGCCATGGAGCAGTACTTCCAGCGCGAAGGCCGCGACTGGGAACGCTACGCCTGGCAGAAGGCGCGGCCGGTGGCCGGCGACATCGAGGCGGGCGAGCGCTTCCTGGCCGCGCTGCGCCCGTTCGTGTACCGGCGCTACCTGGACTTCGGCGCGCTCGACGGCCTGCGCGCGATGAAGGCGGCGATCAGCGCCGAAGTGGCGCGCAAGGAACTGGCCGACGACATCAAGCGCGGGCCGGGCGGCATCCGCGAGATCGAATTCCTGGTCCAGGCGCTGCAATTGATCCGCGGCGGCCGCGAACCGGAACTGCGCGGGCGCCGTCTGCAGCCGGCGCTGCGCGAGCTGGTCGGGCAACGCCAGATCGGCGAGGCGGCCGGCGCCGACCTGGCCGAGGCCTACCGCTTCCTGCGCCGCCTGGAGAATCGCCTGCAGATGCTGCGCGACGCGCAGACCCACGCCTTGCCCGCGACCGGCGAAGACCGCGCGCGCATCGCCGCCGGTCTGGACTATCCGGACTGGGAGGCGTTGCTGGCCGAGCTCGCCCATCACCGCGAACGCGTCACCGCCGAATTCGACGCGCTACTCGCGCCGCGCCGTCGCCGCGCCGCGCCCGATGCGTTGACCGCGTACTGGCGTGCGCTGCCGGAGGCCGGCGAGGCGGCGGTGCTCGACGAGGCAGGTTTCGAACCCGCCGCCGACGCCGATGCGGCGCTGCGCGATTTCGCCCGCAGCCCCGGCGTGCGCGGCCTGTCGGACGCGGCGCGGGTGCGCCTGGACCGGGTGCTGCCGGCGCTGCTGCACGGCGCGGCGGGTTCCAGCCAACCGATGCTCGCGTTGAAGCGCTTGCTCGCGCTGCTGCACAACGTCCTGCGCCGCAGCGCTTATCTGGCGCTGCTCGACGAACAACCGGCGGCGCTGACCCGGCTGGTCGAAGTGGTCTCGCGCAGCGCCTTGCTGGCCGAACGCCTGGCCTCGCATCCGTTGTTGCTCGACGAACTGCTCGATGCGCGGGTGGTCGGGCCCCTGCCGGGGCGCGAGGAGTTGCTGGCGGCCTGCGCCGAAGTCGACGGCGGCGACGACGCCGAGGCGACCTTGCAGGCGCTCAACGAAGTGCGGCAATCGCTGAGCTTCCGCATCGCCATGGCCCTGCGCGACGGCCGCCAGTCGGCCGAGGACAGCGCGCGCCAGCTGGCGTGGCTGGCCGACGGCGTGGTGATGCGCATCCTCGCCCTGGCGGAGAGCGAAATAGCCGCGGCGCACGGGCGCATTGCCGGCGGCCGCTTCGCCGTGCTCGGCTACGGCAGCCTGGGCGGCGAGGAACTCGGCTTCGGTTCCGACCTGGACCTGGTGTTCCTGTACGACGCGCCGCCGGTCGAAGGCGGCGCCTGGTCGGACGGCGCGCGCGCGCTGGACGCGCCGCGCTGGTTCGCGCGGCTGGCGCAGAAGATCGTCGCCCTGCTCGGTGCGGTGACCGCGGCCGGTCGCCTGTTCGACGTCGACGTGCGGCTGCGCCCGGACGGCGCCAAGGGCCTGCTGGTGTCGTCGCTGGCGAGCTTTTCCGAGTATCAGTTCGAACGCGCCTGGACCTGGGAGCATCAGGCCCTGGTGCGGGCGCGCTTCGTCGCCGGCGACGCCGGCCTGGGCGAGCGCTTCGAGGCGGTGCGCGCGCAAGCACTGGCGCGCCCGCGCGATCCGGCCAAGCTGCGCGAGGAGGTCGCGGCGATGCGCGCGCGCATGCGCGCCGAGCTCGACCGCAGCGACGCCGCGCATTTCGACCTCAAGCAGGGCGAGGGCGGCCTGGTCGATCTGGAGTTCCTGCTCCAGTACCGGGTGCTGGGCGATAGCGCGCGCGCGCCGGCCTTGCTGCGGCCGCGCGACACGCCCGGGCTGATCGCGGCCGCGTGCCGCGCCGACGGGCTGCCGCCCGCGCAGGCGCAGGCCCTGGCGGCGGCGCATGCGGTGCTGCTCGCGGCGGGACTGGAATGCACCCTCGACCGGCGCCCGCGCCGGGTCGCGCAGACCGAGGCGATCCGCGCCGCGCGCGCGGCGATCGATGCGGCCATGCGCGAGCAGGGGCTGCGCGCCGCAGCGCCGTAG
- a CDS encoding esterase/lipase family protein: protein MSRSPAAWLALGLAVLLGSGCAVVKVKERAFGDVAVERNIDALSGGRLSASAASVLGSAGLDAETCAREPEPCIGQLRTLAAVEDWLAASAELQLLRMNALPASVTQAAESAGLARKPAAPTAAAVPDVAADPRTRAAIEAARYAYAYLFLTPRTPEQRVFEARQERVLRFYNRAVDVVAQAAFEASRGRVGASPVQVGGLELSVALHGYESSEIEQQPEALLASDTLGFDNLRAVYRRDGFGTSLVAVFPRRSAAAGQGPAAASLPYRDTRYLPVTATLRFDGDSLDAVLADRSARMDVYNPFRIESETIAGRSVPLAANYSAAYGIWLARSELARLSLSSLLRPKQARAFSPRVYLNQPYDPDKRVIVLVHGLASSPEAWVNLANEVLGDETLRRHYQLWQVFYPTNLSILGNRAAIESALQRTFAHYDPQGDDVASRDAVLVGHSMGGVISRLLLSDSGDQVREASLSNFDAATAQRLREDPLVRELTVFRPMPQFGRAVFLASPHRGAVVTDGWPLRMVRKLIRLPFDVLRDTAELIQRSQVDQDQLQKIGFRKGRPPTGPDDLSPHSLFMRSTAGLSLEPGLPFHTVVGWRDPTVPLAQSSDGVVPYASAHLDGAQSEKAIVSGHSVQETPQAILELRRILRIDLAEYRRRGGR from the coding sequence ATGTCCCGATCCCCCGCCGCCTGGCTCGCGCTCGGCCTCGCCGTCCTGCTCGGCAGCGGTTGCGCCGTGGTCAAGGTCAAGGAGCGCGCCTTCGGCGACGTCGCGGTGGAGCGCAATATCGATGCGCTCAGCGGCGGCCGCCTGAGCGCATCGGCGGCGAGCGTGCTGGGATCGGCCGGGCTGGACGCGGAGACCTGCGCGCGCGAGCCGGAGCCGTGCATCGGCCAACTGCGCACGCTGGCTGCGGTCGAGGATTGGCTGGCGGCCTCGGCGGAATTGCAGTTGTTGCGCATGAACGCCCTGCCGGCGTCGGTGACGCAGGCGGCGGAGAGCGCCGGGCTGGCGCGCAAGCCGGCCGCGCCGACGGCGGCCGCGGTGCCCGACGTGGCCGCCGATCCGCGCACCCGCGCCGCGATCGAGGCGGCGCGCTACGCCTACGCCTATCTGTTCCTGACCCCGCGCACGCCGGAGCAGCGCGTGTTCGAGGCGCGCCAGGAGCGGGTGCTGCGTTTCTACAACCGCGCCGTCGACGTGGTCGCCCAGGCCGCGTTCGAAGCCAGCCGCGGCCGGGTCGGCGCCAGCCCGGTACAGGTCGGCGGGTTGGAGCTGAGCGTCGCCCTGCACGGTTACGAATCCTCCGAGATCGAGCAGCAACCGGAGGCGTTGCTGGCTTCTGATACGCTGGGCTTCGACAACCTGCGTGCGGTCTATCGCCGCGACGGCTTCGGCACTTCGCTGGTCGCGGTGTTCCCGCGCCGCTCGGCGGCTGCGGGGCAGGGGCCTGCGGCCGCGAGCCTGCCTTATCGGGATACGCGCTACCTGCCGGTCACCGCGACCTTGCGTTTCGACGGCGACTCGCTCGATGCGGTGCTCGCCGACCGCAGCGCGCGCATGGACGTGTACAACCCGTTCCGGATCGAGAGCGAGACCATAGCCGGGCGCAGCGTGCCGCTGGCGGCCAACTACTCGGCCGCCTACGGCATCTGGCTGGCGCGTTCGGAACTGGCGCGGTTGAGCCTGTCCAGCCTGCTGCGGCCGAAGCAGGCGCGCGCGTTCTCGCCGCGGGTCTATCTCAACCAGCCCTACGATCCGGACAAGCGCGTGATCGTGCTGGTGCACGGACTGGCCAGCAGCCCGGAGGCCTGGGTCAACCTGGCCAACGAAGTGCTGGGCGACGAAACCCTGCGCCGCCACTACCAGTTGTGGCAGGTGTTCTATCCGACCAATCTGAGCATCCTCGGCAACCGCGCGGCGATCGAGTCGGCCTTGCAGCGCACCTTCGCCCACTACGATCCGCAGGGCGACGACGTCGCCAGCCGCGATGCGGTGCTGGTCGGGCACAGCATGGGCGGGGTCATCTCGCGCCTGCTGCTCAGCGACAGCGGCGACCAGGTGCGCGAAGCCAGCCTGAGCAACTTCGACGCCGCCACCGCGCAGCGCCTGCGCGAGGACCCGCTGGTGCGTGAGTTGACCGTGTTCCGGCCGATGCCGCAGTTCGGCCGCGCCGTGTTCCTGGCGTCGCCGCATCGCGGCGCGGTGGTCACCGACGGCTGGCCGCTGCGCATGGTGCGCAAGCTGATCCGGTTGCCGTTCGACGTGCTGCGCGACACCGCCGAACTGATCCAGCGCAGCCAAGTCGACCAGGACCAGTTGCAGAAGATCGGTTTCCGCAAGGGCCGTCCGCCGACCGGGCCGGACGATCTCAGTCCGCATTCCTTGTTCATGCGCAGCACCGCCGGCCTGAGCCTGGAACCCGGACTGCCGTTCCACACCGTCGTGGGTTGGCGCGATCCGACGGTGCCGCTGGCGCAGTCCAGCGACGGCGTGGTGCCTTACGCCAGCGCGCACCTGGACGGCGCCCAATCGGAGAAGGCGATCGTTTCCGGCCACAGCGTGCAGGAGACGCCGCAGGCGATATTGGAACTGCGCCGGATCCTGCGCATCGACCTGGCCGAGTACCGCCGCCGCGGCGGACGCTGA
- a CDS encoding mitochondrial fission ELM1 family protein → MQQNGFPAKTSSTAATWVLTDGRAGNQRQANALALALGRAAADWTLSPRAPWRWLAPRRLPGAQQAFGPAFAQALAAPPRLAIGCGRQAALATRLLRSAHCAAVQILDPRLDPQFWDLVVAPEHDGLRGANVVTLLGSLNPVDDLWLAGARKTFPAFGALPGPRTALLLGGSSAHADFDQDAFDDLAGQLQAVLEREGGSLLATTSRRTPAPVRARLRERLARLPRVSWYEPGEGANPYPGLLGWADRIVCTADSVNMLSEAAATHAPVFAYGVDRIDGRPRRFVDSLLGLGRVRPFDASLRSWPVTPLRETARVAAEVRRRLQLPD, encoded by the coding sequence GTGCAACAAAACGGCTTTCCTGCGAAAACTAGCTCCACTGCTGCAACTTGGGTCCTGACCGACGGCCGCGCCGGCAATCAGCGCCAGGCCAACGCCCTGGCCCTGGCCCTGGGCCGCGCCGCAGCCGACTGGACCCTGAGCCCGCGCGCGCCCTGGCGCTGGCTGGCGCCGCGGCGCCTGCCCGGCGCGCAACAGGCCTTCGGCCCGGCCTTCGCCCAGGCGCTGGCGGCCCCGCCGCGCCTGGCGATCGGCTGCGGCCGCCAAGCCGCGCTGGCGACCCGGCTGCTGCGCAGCGCTCACTGCGCCGCGGTGCAGATTCTCGATCCGCGACTGGACCCGCAGTTCTGGGATCTGGTGGTCGCGCCCGAACACGACGGTCTGCGCGGGGCCAACGTGGTGACCCTGCTGGGCAGCCTGAACCCGGTCGACGACCTGTGGCTGGCCGGCGCGCGCAAGACCTTCCCCGCCTTCGGCGCCCTGCCCGGGCCGCGCACCGCGCTGCTGCTCGGCGGCTCCAGCGCCCACGCCGATTTCGACCAGGACGCCTTCGACGACCTCGCCGGGCAGTTGCAGGCGGTGCTCGAACGCGAGGGCGGCAGTCTGCTGGCGACCACCTCGCGGCGCACCCCGGCGCCGGTTCGCGCACGCCTGCGCGAACGCCTGGCGCGGCTGCCGCGGGTGTCCTGGTACGAACCCGGCGAAGGCGCCAACCCTTATCCGGGCCTGCTCGGCTGGGCCGACCGCATCGTCTGCACCGCCGACTCGGTCAACATGCTGTCGGAAGCCGCGGCCACGCATGCGCCGGTATTCGCTTACGGCGTCGACCGCATCGACGGCCGGCCGCGGCGTTTCGTCGACAGCCTGCTCGGCCTGGGCCGGGTGCGGCCGTTCGACGCCTCGCTGCGCAGCTGGCCGGTGACGCCGCTGCGCGAGACCGCGCGGGTCGCGGCCGAAGTGCGGCGCCGGCTGCAACTGCCGGACTGA